One genomic window of Rhizomicrobium sp. includes the following:
- a CDS encoding IS5 family transposase (programmed frameshift): MSNLFWLSEEQFEKIKPLLPNDVRGVPRVDDRRVLSGIIHVIKRGLHWSDCPAEYGPAKTIYNRYARWGEKGVFARIFAALVAEAGAPDSLAIDSTHIKVHRTAGSGRKKGARNRGIGSSRGGRNSKVHAVTDDKGRPVVLVLTAGNVSDYVPAKACIEAAPKTAAVIADRGYDSDELRDFIKARGAKPVIPPKKNRKVQYRYDKALYKTRNRIERFFCRLKDFRRVATRYDRQPYIFMAAVFIASIVAFWL; this comes from the exons ATGAGCAACCTGTTCTGGCTCAGCGAAGAGCAGTTCGAGAAGATCAAGCCGTTGCTGCCCAATGATGTGCGCGGTGTGCCGCGCGTCGATGACCGACGCGTCCTTAGCGGCATCATCCATGTCATCAAGCGCGGTTTGCATTGGTCGGACTGCCCGGCGGAATACGGTCCGGCCAAGACGATCTATAACCGTTATGCGCGGTGGGGCGAGAAAGGCGTGTTCGCGCGGATATTCGCGGCCCTGGTTGCCGAGGCCGGAGCCCCCGACAGTCTGGCCATAGACAGCACGCACATTAAAGTTCACCGCACCGCCGGAAGCGGGCGTAAAAAAGGGGCGCGGA ATCGCGGCATAGGCAGTTCGCGCGGAGGCCGAAACAGCAAGGTTCATGCGGTCACCGACGACAAAGGCCGTCCCGTCGTTCTGGTTCTGACGGCCGGCAATGTCAGCGACTATGTCCCTGCCAAAGCGTGCATCGAGGCAGCGCCGAAAACCGCTGCCGTTATTGCCGACCGTGGTTACGACAGCGATGAATTGCGCGACTTCATCAAAGCGCGCGGCGCAAAGCCCGTCATTCCGCCGAAGAAGAATCGCAAGGTTCAGTACCGCTACGACAAGGCGCTCTACAAAACCCGCAATCGCATCGAACGCTTCTTCTGTCGCCTCAAGGACTTCCGCCGCGTCGCAACACGCTATGACCGGCAGCCCTATATCTTCATGGCCGCCGTCTTCATCGCTTCCATCGTCGCATTTTGGCTATAA